The proteins below are encoded in one region of Scomber japonicus isolate fScoJap1 chromosome 2, fScoJap1.pri, whole genome shotgun sequence:
- the gemin6 gene encoding gem-associated protein 6, giving the protein MQCSWPLLGPLQWIRYVTKQVKVKAGKDEELRGWLLTVDPVTASLVLVDFGDVGGSSVRVVMGHAVQQVEVLQEADEEMARRLQAIFNPPQTRLDLDPEQLRRRRDRVRVWLEKNLVPVQEDGDQLTVAGALTLTAPYGPDDCCSANQIILDRVQRLLRTDPHHLDPPGDRDRDLDRDQDQDRD; this is encoded by the exons ATGCAGTGCAGCTGGCCTCTCTTAGGTCCGCTGCAGTGGATCCGTTACGTCACCAAACAGGTGAAGGTGAAGGCGGGAAAAGATGAAGAGCTCCGAGGATGGCTGCTGACGGTAGACCCGGTAACagccag CCTGGTCCTGGTGGACTTCGGAGACGTGGGCGGTTCCTCGGTCCGGGTGGTGATGGGTCACGCGGTGCAGCAGGTGGAGGTTCTACAGGAGGCCGATGAGGAGATGGCGCGGCGGCTGCAGGCGATCTTCAACCCCCCTCAGACCCGTCTGGACCTGGACCCGGAGCAGCTCCGGCGGCGGCGGGACCGGGTCCGGGTCTGGCTGGAGAAGAACCTGGTCCCGGTGCAGGAGGACGGAGACCAGCTGACTGTCGCCGGAGCACTGACGCTCACCGCTCCGTACGGACCGGACGACTGCTGCAGCGCCAACCAGATCATCCTGGACCGGGTCCAGAGGCTGCTGCGGACCGATCCGCATCACCTGGACCCACCAGGGGACCGGGACCGGGACCTGGACcgggaccaggaccaggaccgggac